In Thermogemmata fonticola, the DNA window CTCATCCTCTGACCGCTCTTCTGCCGGGTCTTTGTCTTTTTTGCCCTCGTCCTGCTGATCCGGCTTGCCCGGTAACGGGGGTTGAGCCAGTTGAATTTGGACCTGACCAATGAGCACGTCGCTCCAGCCGATGACCAGAGCTATAGCGCCTATGAGCAGCAAAGCACCACCATATCGGATTCGGTAGGTCCACACCCTGCGTGGTTTCATGACCATAGCCCTGTCTCGCTTTTGCTAGCCACAGCGGTCCGGTACTTCCTCGACGGGCACCCACAACTCCTTCAACCTCTGCTTTCTCATCTCATAAGGTTCGTTGTATGGATTGTGACGCACCTTCGAGGCTTTGGCAAGGACGTTTCCTCGGCTCGGACGGACCACCCTGCTAAGGTCGCCATTTGGGGGAATGTTCCTTTGCTTCCCGCAGGGTTCACTTCCCTTGGGGTTGGATGGCGTACCTTCGCCCCAGCAAGGTCCGGCACGCCTTCACTTGCATGGACGCATGAGAGAACCCATTTCTAACCGCCCGTGGCCCAGATAACCGCCGGGTCAGCCATGAGAGTGTCTATATCATTTGGGAACGAACTTTTGGGATAGCTGGGCTGTAATTGGGATGGCTGGGCTGTAGACTGGGAGATTGCCTTCCTAACTACCGGCAGGCCGTTTTCTGCTCAGGATCATGCTACCGAACTTTTTGAGGCACCATCCACTAGCCTATTTCCTAGAAATAACCTGGTAATCCAGACGGGGAGCGCAAGTAGCCAGAATCAAGAGGAAGCTTTGAGCTGGCGTGAGTAAGTAAGCCGCGCCCCAGCAGCCGGTGTCTTCAAGGGATTACAAGGAACCTCGGGCAGGTGTCCCATGGGAACTACGTCACAAACGATGCCTCAACTCCGCGTGGGAATGGTGGGCGTGGGCATGATATTCGAGGAGACGTATGCCCCCTTCTTCGAGACCGCGGCAGAGACGCCCCTTTACGACGTAGCGACCGGCCCGGTGCAGGTGCAGCTAGCTGCTTTGGTGTCCCGCACGGGTCAACGTGCTGCCCGATACCTACAACACCGGGCCAACCTCTTTCCCTCGTGCCAGAATCTGGCGGGTGCTCAAGCCTTGAAGGAATTGCTTCGTCAACCTCTTGAGGTGGTCTGCATCGCTACGCCAGATAATCGGCATTACGAACCAGCCCGCTGCGCCTTGGCAGCCGGCAAGCATGTGCTGATCGAAAAGCCCTCGGTTCTGAATTTGAGCGAACTGGATGAACTCGTTGCCTTGGCTCAGCGTCAAGGCGTGTTGGCCAAAGTCGTTTATCATAAACTGCTGGACCCGGACCACAAACGCCTGCGTACCCTGGTCTGTGACGGCATCCTGAGGCACGTCAACAACGGCTATTGCTCTCTGCTGGAACCCAAATCCATCAGCGGCAGCCAATTCGCCGAATGGATTCACGGCCGCAATCCGGCGACCTATGTCGCGGTCCATTACCTGAAGCTGATCGACTTCACCTTCGGCCCCGATTGGTCGCTGGATCGTGTGACGGCTACTGGCCAGCGCGGATTGGTGGGCAGTCCGGATGGTTATACGTGGGATTCGGTCCAACTTCAGGTGGTGTATCGACACCCCGATCAGCGGGAGGCCGCCTTTGACATCCATACCAGTTGGGTCAACCCCGACAATTTCCCCGGTTACGTGGAACAGGAGGTCCAGTTCCGGTTTGACAATGGGGTTTGGAACGCTCACCAACGCAAGCGGGGGGTTGAGGTGACGGTCGAAGGGCATAACCCTCGGGAATTCAAAATCACGCCGAACCATCATTATAATGCGGAATTTTTGGAGCCTTGGGGCCAGCGGCGCCGCCGGGGTTACGGGATTGAAGTTCTGGAGCGTTTTTTCCGGGAGGTAGCCTACGTGGAGTACGGCGGGCCACCCCAACAACGGGACCAAAGGCTACGCGCTATGCAGCAATTGGACTATAACGATCTTGCAGCAGACCGGCGATGCGTTGCCATCGTGCAAGCCCTGGAGGCCATCCTGGAACGTGCTGCACGAGGGAAAACCGGCTGCGTTGTCCGAGTCAATGGACCTGATGGGGGGCTGGTCCTTTACGAGCCGGGTTGCCCGGAGAAAGTCGTATTGTACGCCCCCTCCGTCTGATTCCCTGGCGGCGCAGCAGGCGATATGGACATCCCAAATTTCTCGCTAGAGCGATCATACGGACCACGAGAGGCGGCGGAGAAGAAGGGGACCTAGCACCCTGTTTGCCTCTGCTATCCTAAAAGCAGTCACCCCGTACATACCCAGATGGGGAAACGCCCATGACACCAGCCCGTGATTCCTTGTCGGTTGGGACCGCTGAACTGTCCCGTCGTGCGGAAAATACATCCGTCCTGGCCGAAGCGAATGGAACCACAGTGTCTTCTGCGGACATCGCCCAGGACGCAGGCGGCCTCGGCTGGTCGATTCACACCCAGCCGACGCTGCCCCCGCAGATCGAACACCCCGAGGAACCTGAAGGGAATCGGATCCGGCATGTCCTTCACTTCGGGGAACCCAAGTCCCTGCGGACCTACACCCCGACGCAAGCTGCCCTCACACGTGCCAGTGGTGTCCTGCTGTGGACTGCCGATGGCCGCCCCCTCTACGACTTCACCTCCGGTGTTCTGGTAGCCAATCTGGGACACTATCCCCGGACGTGGACACGGAAGTGGTTTGCCCTCATGGGCTGGCCTGTGCCAGCAGAGGCAGGTTCCGCTGACAGTAACACCACCTCCCAGGGGGAATGGTGGCCATCGGCAGCCTCCGGACCCAGGCCAGGTATTGTTCCTGGGAATGCGGAGGAGTTCGGCCTAGCAGTTCCACTGACGGCTTACAACGCGATGACGGCAGTGGAAGCCCACGCCGTGCAGGCTCTGGTGCAGTTGCTGCAATCCCGTCCGGGTGGACGGCGGCTGGAGCAAGTCCTGTGGGCGGCCTCCGGCTCGGAAGCCATTCAAAAGGCCCTTTGGGCGGCGCTTGCCTTCCAGCGTGATCGCCCGATGATCCTGGCCACCCGCTACGGCTTCCACGGCAAAAAGGGACTCGCCCAAGCCGTCACCGGCTGCGAGACCGATCCGGAACGTGATCCCCGCGTGCGCTTCATCTCGTTCCCCATGGAGGAATGCCGGGATGTCCGCCAGCGGGATCAGTTTTTCGACCCCACTCCTTACGAACGGGAATTGCAGCAGGTGCTTCACCAATTTGGGCGCAAGATCGGCACCCTGATCACGGAGCCGTACCTGGGAGGCGGCGGTTCCTTCCATCCTCCCAAGGCTTACTTGCAACTCTTGCAGCGATTCTGCCGGGAGAACGACATCTTATTCATTCTGGATGAAGTGCAATCTAATTTCGGCCGGACAGGATCGCTTTTCGCCTTTGAAACCTACGGTTTAGAGCCAGATATTGTGGTGTTGGGCAAGGGATTGGGCAATGGTGTTCCCGTAGCGGCGGCGGCAGGCCGAGCGGATGTATTCGCTGCGCTGAATTATGGCGATGCTTCGGACACCTACAGCGCCCACCCCCTCGGTTGCGCCGCAGTGCTCGCCACTATCTCGGAATATCAGAGCCGGGACGTACTGGCCGCGATGCGCCCCGTCTCCGAGCAGATCGAAGCCGGTTTGGTCGCGTTGCGGGAATACCCCTTTGTGGCAGCGGTGCGTGGCGAGAAAGGGGGAATGGTGTGGGGTGTGGAAATGCAGGATTATGATGGCCGGTCCGCCAGCGAATGGGCCAATGCTTTCGTTCTGGCTGCCTATCGCGGCAGTGGAGCCAAGCAACCAGGCGTTCATCTTCTCGGACCGCTCGCCAAGAAGGTTGTGCGGATTGCACCGCCACTGGTCATTACAGCGGAACAGGCGCAACAGGCTTTGCAAATCCTGCACCTCGGCGCTCGAACCCTCCTGCACCAGAAGTGCCTGCCATGCTCGTAAAGGCCCTGGGCCAACTGGTCGAACTGCTCGCCCAGCAAAGCGGGGCGGAACTCTTTGTTGTCAAGGGAGTGCTCGCTGTCATTATCGTCTGCACTCTCTGCGGCATGGTAGGCTCTCTGGTCGTCGGCAATCGCATGGCGTTCTTCTCCGATGCGATGGCCCACTGTGCCTTCGCCGGCGTCTCCTTGGGGTATCTCGGCGTACTGCTCACCCATGCCGATCGGAGTGTGGCCACCTGGGTCGTGCCGCTCGTCATGGTCACCTTCGGCATTGCCGCGGGTATCGGTATGGTTTACGTTCGGGAACGCACCGGCCTGGCTCACGATACGGTCATTGGAGTCTTTTTCGCCTTTGCCATCGGCTTCGGTGCAATGCTCTTCCAGATTCTGGCGGTGAAGAGCAGCTTCAACCCGGAGTACTTCCTTTTCGGCAACTTGGTCCTGATTCCCGATGAGGACCTATTCCTTCTACTCCTGGTACTGGTCCTGGTCGCGCCGCTCTTTGCCTGGCGGTACAATCAGATTGTTTTCGCCAGTTTCAACACGACTTTGGCCCGCACTCGCGGTTTGCCCACGCGCTTCAACGACTACCTGTTTATCGTGCTTTTGGCTCTTGTGGTCAATCTTTCGATCAAGGCAGTTGGGGCTTTGCTCATCAATGCGTTGTTGGTCGTACCGGCAGCCGCCGCGGCCAATTTGGCCCGAAATCTGCGGCAAATGTTTTGGCTCACGATTGCTCTGTGCCTGGGAGCCGGCCTGCTCGGCTTCGGGCTGCGTAACAGTGTCGAGCTACGCTTGGGCGGTGGAGAACCGATTCCCTTTGGCCCCAGTGGTCTCATTGTAGTGCTGACGGTCGTGTTCTTTTTTGGCACTATGGTCCTACGCCGGGTCTGGAACCGCCTCGCTCCGCTGTTAGGTTGTTCCTCTCTGCCGGACCACCCGACTGATCACCCTCCCCTGCACCACGAGACTTCTTGAGGCTTGCTCTCCGCCGCAGCCCTTCGGACAATGCCAATAACGGAACGAAACCCGGTGAGGAAGCCACCGCCATAATCCCTGCGTGTTGTCGAGCAAGTATGGCAGTGCTTCCTCCCGCCGGGATGATTCGAGCCGGTGATTTTCCGCTCGCGGATTGAGGTGACTCGTGGATCCAACGCTTCTGGATTTTCTGCTCACCTTCAGCGCCATCTTGTGGGAGGCGATGCCGTTCATCGTGGTGGGAGCGATGGTTGCTGGGGTGCTGGAAGAGTTTCTGCCCCAGCAATTCATCACCCGCATTTTACCGCCCCGCCTACTCCCTTCCGTCATGGTAGGGGCTGGCTTGGGACTCGTTTTCCCGATGTGCGAGTGCGGAATCGTCGTCGTCATGCGCCGGCTGCTGCGTAAGGGACTTCCCCTAGCCTGCTGCATCGCCTATCTGCTAGCCGGGCCGATCATCAACATGGTTGTCATTTTCAGTACCTGGTTTGCTTTCCGGGATCACAAGATCGGACCGGAAATGGTGGGATTGCGCTGCGGCCTGGGGTTTCTGGTGGCCGTGGTCACCGCCTTGATCGTGCACGGACAGTACCGCAAGTATGGTGCCGATTTGCTGACTCCTCTGGCACATCCTGGCCCCCCAGGAAAGAGCCAATCTTCCACCTCCTCCGCCTCCGGCTCCGCCCCACGGCGATCCTTGTTCCAGCGACTCAGTCATATATCGGCCACCGCGTTGCACGATTTTGTCGATATCACAGTGTTTCTGATTCTAGGAGCCGTGTTGGCGGCTGTGGCCAAGCAATATATCGCGCCGGACGAAGTCGAGCGCCTGTCGCGGGAAGCTCCGCTCTTGGTCATTGCCGGTATGATGCTATTGGCAGCCCTGATGTGCTTGTGTAGTGAAGCGGATGCCTTTGTCGCCGCGAGCTTCACCAGCCTGCACATTTCGGGCAAATTGGCCTTCCTCGTCTATGGCCCGATGGTGGACATCAAGCTAATGATGATGTACACCCGGATTTTCCGCCCCCGGTTGATCCTGATCATCCTTGTGGCGGTGACCACGCAAGTGTTCCTCTACACCGCTATCGTCCACCTGATCTACCAGCTCAACGGCTGGACGGGTTTACCTGGTTAGCCAACGTCCAGGAACGATTACCACTAAGCTTACGAAACTCTTAAACGACACGAGATGTAGACTATGGCAGATGCACATCACCAGACCCAAGTTCACGACCACTCAGACCATCACCATCACCACGATGGTGAAGCCATCAGTGCGTATTTCACAGAGCAGTTGCTCACCATTCTGGTAGCGGGTCTGTTCGGCTTCGTCGCCATTCAGATGTATCGCGGCGGAATGCTAAATAATCTGCTGGCTCCGCAGTTCCATGCCTGGGTTCTCGGTGGCGGCATTGCGATCTTGGCTCTGGTGGTTCTCCGGGCGGTCGCCGTTTGGCATGAAGCCAGCCAAGTGCATGCTCATGCCGGCCATGTGCATATCCACGATGGCCATCTGCACGTGCACTCTCACGCCCACCATCAT includes these proteins:
- a CDS encoding Gfo/Idh/MocA family protein, which encodes MGTTSQTMPQLRVGMVGVGMIFEETYAPFFETAAETPLYDVATGPVQVQLAALVSRTGQRAARYLQHRANLFPSCQNLAGAQALKELLRQPLEVVCIATPDNRHYEPARCALAAGKHVLIEKPSVLNLSELDELVALAQRQGVLAKVVYHKLLDPDHKRLRTLVCDGILRHVNNGYCSLLEPKSISGSQFAEWIHGRNPATYVAVHYLKLIDFTFGPDWSLDRVTATGQRGLVGSPDGYTWDSVQLQVVYRHPDQREAAFDIHTSWVNPDNFPGYVEQEVQFRFDNGVWNAHQRKRGVEVTVEGHNPREFKITPNHHYNAEFLEPWGQRRRRGYGIEVLERFFREVAYVEYGGPPQQRDQRLRAMQQLDYNDLAADRRCVAIVQALEAILERAARGKTGCVVRVNGPDGGLVLYEPGCPEKVVLYAPSV
- a CDS encoding aminotransferase class III-fold pyridoxal phosphate-dependent enzyme, whose product is MTPARDSLSVGTAELSRRAENTSVLAEANGTTVSSADIAQDAGGLGWSIHTQPTLPPQIEHPEEPEGNRIRHVLHFGEPKSLRTYTPTQAALTRASGVLLWTADGRPLYDFTSGVLVANLGHYPRTWTRKWFALMGWPVPAEAGSADSNTTSQGEWWPSAASGPRPGIVPGNAEEFGLAVPLTAYNAMTAVEAHAVQALVQLLQSRPGGRRLEQVLWAASGSEAIQKALWAALAFQRDRPMILATRYGFHGKKGLAQAVTGCETDPERDPRVRFISFPMEECRDVRQRDQFFDPTPYERELQQVLHQFGRKIGTLITEPYLGGGGSFHPPKAYLQLLQRFCRENDILFILDEVQSNFGRTGSLFAFETYGLEPDIVVLGKGLGNGVPVAAAAGRADVFAALNYGDASDTYSAHPLGCAAVLATISEYQSRDVLAAMRPVSEQIEAGLVALREYPFVAAVRGEKGGMVWGVEMQDYDGRSASEWANAFVLAAYRGSGAKQPGVHLLGPLAKKVVRIAPPLVITAEQAQQALQILHLGARTLLHQKCLPCS
- a CDS encoding metal ABC transporter permease, whose product is MLVKALGQLVELLAQQSGAELFVVKGVLAVIIVCTLCGMVGSLVVGNRMAFFSDAMAHCAFAGVSLGYLGVLLTHADRSVATWVVPLVMVTFGIAAGIGMVYVRERTGLAHDTVIGVFFAFAIGFGAMLFQILAVKSSFNPEYFLFGNLVLIPDEDLFLLLLVLVLVAPLFAWRYNQIVFASFNTTLARTRGLPTRFNDYLFIVLLALVVNLSIKAVGALLINALLVVPAAAAANLARNLRQMFWLTIALCLGAGLLGFGLRNSVELRLGGGEPIPFGPSGLIVVLTVVFFFGTMVLRRVWNRLAPLLGCSSLPDHPTDHPPLHHETS
- a CDS encoding permease; its protein translation is MDPTLLDFLLTFSAILWEAMPFIVVGAMVAGVLEEFLPQQFITRILPPRLLPSVMVGAGLGLVFPMCECGIVVVMRRLLRKGLPLACCIAYLLAGPIINMVVIFSTWFAFRDHKIGPEMVGLRCGLGFLVAVVTALIVHGQYRKYGADLLTPLAHPGPPGKSQSSTSSASGSAPRRSLFQRLSHISATALHDFVDITVFLILGAVLAAVAKQYIAPDEVERLSREAPLLVIAGMMLLAALMCLCSEADAFVAASFTSLHISGKLAFLVYGPMVDIKLMMMYTRIFRPRLILIILVAVTTQVFLYTAIVHLIYQLNGWTGLPG